One part of the Coffea eugenioides isolate CCC68of chromosome 10, Ceug_1.0, whole genome shotgun sequence genome encodes these proteins:
- the LOC113749153 gene encoding GPN-loop GTPase QQT1, with amino-acid sequence MVFGQVVIGPPGSGKTTYCNGMSQFLNLIGRKVAVVNLDPANDALPYECAVNIEDLVKLEDVMAEHSLGPNGGLVYCMDYLEKNIDWLESKLKPLIKDHYLLFDFPGQVELFFLHANAKRVIMKLIKRLNLRLTAVHLVDAHLCSDPGKYISALLLCLSTMVHLELPHVNVLSKIDLIESYGRLAFNLDFYTDVQDLSYLQHHLDQDPRSAKYRKLTKELCEVIESYGLVNFTTLDIQDKESVGNLVKLIDKSNGYIFAGIEESAVEFSKIAVGPVDWDYYRVAAVQEKYMKDDEDLDLGNNKD; translated from the exons atgGTATTTGGTCAAGTGGTGATCGGTCCACCTGGCTCAGGCAAGACTACTTACTGCAACGGCATGTCTCAGTTTCTAAATCTCATCGGACG AAAGGTTGCTGTTGTCAATCTAGATCCTGCAAATGATGCTTTGCC ATATGAATGCGCTGTGAATATTGAGGATCTTGTAAAACTTGAAGATGTTATGGCTGAGCATTCTCTTGGTCCGAATGGAG GTCTTGTTTACTGCATGGACTATTTGGAGAAGAATATCGACTGGTTGGAATCCAAATTGAAGCCGCTTATTAAAG ATCATTATCTTCTGTTTGATTTCCCTGGTCAAGTGGAGTTATTTTTCCTCCATGCGAATGCAAAAAGAGTCATCATGAAACTCATAAAGAGATTAAACCTAAGG TTGACTGCAGTGCATTTGGTTGATGCTCATCTTTGTAGTGATCCTGGGAAGTATATCAGTGCGTTGCTTCTGTGCTTATCGACCATGGTGCACTTGGAACTTCCTCATGTTAATGTCTTGTCTAAGATTGATCTAATTGAAAGCTATGGAAGGCTAG CTTTCAACCTGGACTTTTATACAGATGTACAAGATTTATCTTATTTGCAGCATCACCTTGATCAGGATCCCAGGTCAGCTAAGTACAG AAAACTTACAAAGGAGCTCTGTGAAGTAATAGAAAGTTATGGACTAGTCAATTTCACGACATTGGATATTCAG GACAAAGAAAGTGTGGGTAATCTAGTGAAGTTGATTGATAAGAGCAATGGTTATATTTTTGCTGGCATAGAAGAAAGCGCTGTTGAGTTTAGCAAGATTGCAGTTGGCCCTGTTGATTGGGATTACTATAG AGTTGCAGCAGTGCAGGAGAAATACATGAAGGATGATGAAGATTTAGATCTTGGCAACAACAAAGACTGA